A window of Bdellovibrio svalbardensis contains these coding sequences:
- a CDS encoding TolC family protein: protein MVKSFLFLLSTTVLNFSWAATEPSPQPAPLATATGKDITLTQKLVAELALSQGYRTKEVNLQYQTFRLNVAQTMSAYDWIVTAETGYQYEKPAGLLSSGTSQLDNKYQQYKTSIALNKPFTTGTLLGVQINRLSQQADLDPVITNPPPTNQTTDSVGIILEQSLWQNFFGTADRATVNSANYTYTAQEILRANDLEDVVLEAIRQYWTTFAAQENFKEAIVSRDRYKKLVDAVKRKTSLGYSNPGDLPQAQAEFETREQAVKTASTSYLNNLTTLITLLNLDPAANIKFEATTLLPNVPKLPAKNIEDLRTIRSQKLKVAAANENLDASKSKSHPTLNLVGQAVSEGWGEGSQDSYSQVVSSNRPKYYIGLKFKYNFGSDVQNEDIINKKINKDLEETRLSLSTLNAQDLQNQAERRVQETYALALSAEKQKTFREKAAQELNRSYSQGRTDISILITAMNNFVTAEVQFIQAVGNYHIALNEWAATRDELIPDAPKSEAQ from the coding sequence ATGGTAAAAAGTTTTCTTTTCCTACTTAGCACAACTGTTTTGAATTTCAGCTGGGCCGCAACAGAGCCGAGCCCACAACCAGCTCCCTTGGCGACGGCCACGGGTAAAGATATTACCTTGACCCAAAAACTGGTGGCAGAGCTTGCTTTGAGCCAAGGTTACAGAACAAAAGAAGTAAATCTTCAGTATCAAACTTTCCGTTTGAATGTTGCGCAAACTATGTCCGCTTATGATTGGATTGTGACAGCAGAGACTGGCTATCAGTACGAAAAACCGGCGGGCTTGCTCAGCAGCGGAACCTCTCAGTTGGACAATAAATACCAACAGTACAAAACGTCCATTGCCCTCAATAAGCCATTTACAACGGGAACTTTGTTGGGAGTACAGATAAACCGTTTGTCGCAACAGGCGGATCTTGATCCTGTTATCACAAATCCTCCACCGACAAATCAAACCACTGACAGTGTCGGTATTATTCTTGAGCAGTCCCTTTGGCAGAACTTTTTTGGAACTGCCGATCGTGCCACTGTGAACTCCGCAAACTACACTTACACTGCTCAGGAAATTCTTCGCGCCAATGATCTTGAAGACGTTGTCCTTGAGGCCATCCGCCAATATTGGACCACGTTCGCGGCCCAAGAGAACTTTAAAGAGGCGATCGTTTCCAGAGACCGCTACAAGAAACTTGTTGACGCTGTTAAACGTAAAACCTCATTGGGCTACTCTAATCCTGGTGACTTGCCTCAGGCTCAGGCTGAATTTGAGACTCGTGAACAAGCTGTAAAAACGGCTTCGACTTCATACCTCAATAACCTCACAACTTTAATTACCTTGCTGAACTTGGATCCGGCAGCCAACATCAAGTTTGAGGCCACGACTTTGCTTCCCAATGTTCCAAAACTTCCGGCAAAAAATATTGAGGACCTTCGCACGATCCGCTCTCAGAAATTGAAAGTGGCGGCGGCAAACGAAAACTTGGATGCTTCAAAATCAAAAAGTCATCCAACCTTGAATTTAGTTGGCCAGGCGGTCTCTGAAGGCTGGGGCGAAGGCTCACAGGATTCCTATTCTCAAGTGGTCTCTAGCAATCGCCCGAAATACTATATCGGTTTGAAGTTCAAATATAATTTTGGATCCGACGTTCAAAACGAAGATATCATCAACAAAAAGATCAACAAAGATCTTGAGGAAACACGCTTGAGCTTGAGTACTTTGAATGCTCAAGACCTTCAAAATCAGGCTGAGCGCCGTGTTCAGGAAACCTATGCCTTGGCATTGAGCGCAGAAAAGCAAAAAACCTTCCGCGAGAAAGCAGCGCAAGAACTCAACCGGTCCTACTCTCAAGGAAGAACTGATATTTCAATTTTGATCACTGCAATGAACAATTTCGTAACAGCCGAAGTTCAATTTATCCAAGCCGTGGGCAACTACCACATCGCTTTGAATGAATGGGCAGCAACTCGCGACGAACTGATTCCTGACGCTCCAAAGTCAGAAGCTCAATAG